A stretch of Myxococcus hansupus DNA encodes these proteins:
- a CDS encoding GNAT family N-acetyltransferase: MIREDELSRGPRAAHRLEVGAVGSLSTLAGMREEWGALMDASDAGPFNAWEWLYPWCRRIATGRRPLVLTARDSRGTLVGLMPLSVEYLGVTGVPVRRLSFLGETHVGSDYLDVVARRGHEREVAEVFARMLHALRDEWDVLDLSDLREGSPTVDVLRETFAAQDVRVAERYVCPYETLTPGEPFDAFLKRTGRRDNFLRRRKWLEKQEGYRIERTDLPGELAAPLSDFFRLHSARWAADGGSQGIKGSGVESFHRDATQFLAERGRLRMYTMKVGGQAVASVYGILHRDTFVYFQSGYDPAWRNRSVGLVLVGETFRDAIDAGLTEYDFLRGTETYKSDWVSTQRRTVSVRVHSGTWEGRWFSQSESLARRLRNGAKAMMPDTLVEKVRRLRRRRAAVP, encoded by the coding sequence TTGATTCGGGAGGATGAGCTGTCGCGAGGACCGCGTGCCGCGCACCGGCTGGAGGTGGGCGCCGTGGGCAGCCTCTCCACGCTGGCGGGGATGCGGGAGGAGTGGGGCGCGCTGATGGACGCGAGCGACGCGGGCCCCTTCAATGCCTGGGAGTGGCTGTACCCCTGGTGCCGGCGCATCGCCACGGGCCGTCGCCCGCTGGTGCTGACGGCGCGGGATTCTCGCGGCACGCTCGTGGGGTTGATGCCGCTGAGCGTCGAGTACCTGGGCGTCACCGGCGTGCCGGTGCGGCGGCTGAGCTTCCTGGGCGAGACGCACGTGGGCAGCGACTACCTGGACGTGGTGGCGCGCAGGGGCCACGAGCGTGAGGTGGCCGAGGTCTTCGCCCGGATGCTGCACGCGCTCCGCGACGAGTGGGACGTGTTGGACCTGTCGGACCTGCGTGAGGGCTCGCCCACGGTGGACGTGCTCCGGGAGACCTTCGCGGCGCAGGACGTGCGCGTGGCGGAGCGCTACGTGTGCCCCTACGAGACGTTGACGCCGGGGGAGCCCTTCGACGCGTTCCTCAAGCGCACGGGCCGCCGCGACAACTTCTTGCGACGCCGCAAGTGGCTGGAGAAGCAGGAGGGCTACCGCATCGAGCGCACGGACCTTCCGGGCGAGCTGGCGGCGCCCCTCTCGGACTTCTTCCGGCTGCATTCGGCGCGGTGGGCCGCGGATGGTGGCTCGCAGGGCATCAAGGGTTCGGGCGTGGAGTCCTTCCACCGCGACGCCACGCAGTTCCTGGCGGAGCGGGGCCGGCTGCGCATGTACACGATGAAGGTGGGCGGCCAGGCCGTGGCGTCGGTGTACGGCATCCTCCACCGGGACACCTTCGTGTACTTCCAGTCCGGCTATGACCCGGCGTGGCGCAACCGCAGCGTGGGACTGGTGCTGGTGGGGGAGACGTTCCGTGACGCCATCGACGCGGGCCTCACCGAGTACGACTTCCTTCGCGGGACGGAGACGTACAAGTCCGACTGGGTGTCGACGCAGCGGCGGACAGTGTCCGTGCGCGTCCACTCGGGGACGTGGGAAGGGCGCTGGTTCTCCCAGTCCGAGTCCCTGGCGCGCAGGCTGCGCAACGGCGCCAAGGCGATGATGCCGGACACGCTGGTGGAGAAGGTTCGCCGCCTGCGTCGCCGCCGGGCCGCCGTGCCCTGA
- a CDS encoding DegT/DnrJ/EryC1/StrS family aminotransferase, whose product MKHSGRLFVPSLPTLWPHMLLSRPKPGSLPPFSSPNVRYFYFARNAIWLTVKMLGLDSGEVLMPSYHHGVEVEALVDAGATPRFYRVGSRWDVDLDDVARRIGPKTRALYLTHYAGFPGPVAEMRKLADQHGLILIEDCALSLLSSDGAVPLGTTGDVGIFCLYKTLPVPNGGALVVNGPRQYSLPEPPAPPSTSTFSHTVSALLQNLELRGGVAGRALRSAVRAVGHGTVKAASIERVATGTQHFDRRHVDLGMSPLTKRIALSQDLESIVEQRRRNYFFLLGRLRDVSPPLFNQLPPGACPLFYPMVVQDKAEVLARLRAQGIDAIDFWKRFHPACDASEFPEVAQLRRSIVEIPCHQDLSPEVMADVAHAVREALKSDRRTKKRAG is encoded by the coding sequence ATGAAGCACTCTGGCCGGCTGTTCGTGCCGTCACTGCCCACGCTGTGGCCGCACATGTTGCTGTCGCGGCCGAAGCCCGGCTCGCTGCCGCCGTTCTCGTCGCCCAACGTCCGCTACTTCTACTTCGCTCGCAACGCCATCTGGCTCACGGTGAAGATGCTGGGGCTGGACTCGGGCGAGGTGCTGATGCCCTCCTACCACCACGGCGTGGAGGTGGAGGCGCTGGTGGACGCGGGCGCCACGCCGCGCTTCTACCGCGTGGGCAGCCGCTGGGACGTGGACCTGGACGACGTGGCCCGGCGCATCGGCCCGAAGACGCGGGCGCTGTACCTCACGCACTACGCGGGCTTCCCGGGCCCCGTCGCGGAGATGCGCAAGCTGGCGGACCAGCACGGCCTCATCCTCATCGAGGACTGCGCGTTGTCGCTCTTGTCGTCGGACGGCGCCGTGCCCCTGGGGACGACGGGCGACGTGGGCATCTTCTGTCTCTACAAGACGCTGCCGGTTCCGAACGGGGGCGCGCTGGTGGTCAACGGCCCGCGTCAGTACAGCCTGCCGGAGCCGCCCGCGCCGCCGTCCACGTCCACGTTCAGCCACACCGTGTCGGCGCTGCTCCAGAACCTGGAGCTGCGCGGAGGCGTGGCGGGCCGGGCGCTGCGCAGCGCCGTGCGCGCGGTGGGACATGGCACGGTGAAGGCGGCCAGCATCGAGCGCGTGGCCACGGGCACGCAGCACTTCGACCGCCGCCATGTGGACCTGGGCATGAGCCCGCTGACGAAGCGGATCGCCCTGTCGCAGGACCTGGAGTCCATCGTCGAGCAGCGCCGCCGCAACTACTTCTTCCTGCTGGGCCGGCTGCGCGATGTGTCGCCGCCGCTCTTCAACCAGCTCCCGCCGGGGGCGTGCCCGCTGTTCTACCCGATGGTGGTGCAGGACAAGGCGGAGGTGCTCGCGAGGCTGCGGGCGCAGGGCATTGACGCCATCGACTTCTGGAAGCGCTTCCACCCGGCGTGCGACGCGTCGGAGTTCCCGGAGGTGGCGCAGTTGCGGCGCTCCATCGTGGAGATTCCGTGTCATCAGGACTTGTCGCCCGAGGTCATGGCGGATGTGGCGCACGCGGTGCGCGAGGCCTTGAAGTCGGACCGGCGGACGAAGAAGCGCGCGGGTTGA